Sequence from the Phragmites australis chromosome 6, lpPhrAust1.1, whole genome shotgun sequence genome:
TGCTACTTGTGCGGTTTTGCCATGGTGAGATGGGACATGGTGTATGTTGATATATTGTTAATGAGCATGCTTAGAGTCTTTTGATATTTTGGCATTCTTGGGATGATGATGTTGCGGTCAGCTGTTTGTTGATAGTGGATGTGTGTAGTTCTTATGGAGTTTTTTTTGCTTGTTAATGTATGCACACGAGGTGTTCGAGAAAATGTGTTTGGGAATTTGGCTCTTCTGTTTGTGTTTTTCCACCACCTCTTATGAGCTCAAACGCCATTTTAAGTGGTATATGAGGCAATATTGTGTTTATGTAAAATGTTTTTTTCTGTAATGGAGTTGATTCGTCTTATGCCATTCTGAATGTACAAACAAATTTGATTTCTAAGAGCCCTTCTCTCTAAAGGAACCGTGTAAGCTAATCCTGCTACCTTCGCAAATAATCACAGGCGTTAAAATAATCTTATTGTTATTATAACTGGATGCAGATATCCCTCCAAATTCTAGAATGCTAATGAATTGCGAAGCAGCTAAACTGTTGCAAGAAATTCATGAGCATATGGCTATCTTATCAGAGGATCCAAAGATCAAAATTCCTGAGTAAGAAtgtttgttgtttttcttttgttctacCCTACTAGTCATTGTTTGTGCCATGTTCAAGTCGCTTGGCAGTTTGGCTTCTTGTTTACTCTCTCTTCTTGTTTCTGCAGGTCATTTGACAAAGCTTTCCAATATGCAAATGAAGGAAATCATTTCACCACTGCAAGCTCTGTGAAACAAGTTCTGGAGTATCCTAAGTTTTGATTTAGACTATAGATCTATTAGAACTTGCATGTTATTATGGATTTATATCATTTTATCAAGCAAGCATTTTAGTAGTTCAGTTCCTTGACTAGTTGCTGTAGACCTCTTAAAAAATGTGGGGTTAATGATGGCGAGGTTTGttacttaatttatttttcctttccttattttttttttatgtcgcACTACCCTCATCTCACTCTGTGGTGTGCTTGTAACAGATATGCATGATAGCAAACATTGGGCCGGAGACCGTTGAAGAGGTTTATGCACTCGTGCCATCTCTCAAGGTCAGCAGCCTCTTCCATTGGTACTTTAGGATTTTGGCATTTTGAAGTAACCAACATCTAACCCTAGCAAAATCCAAATTTGTTTTTATCCAGGCTACTAGGTCACTTACCGAAGGTCCAATCACTGAGGTTCTTGCTGCTCTCGCCAACATAAAAGCAGTGAAGTGAATCTCCAATGGAACTATGCAGGTAATCCTTATGCAGATATTCAAATAACACGGCTATACTGATTGTACACCTTTCTTATTGGTCCCCATCGCCTCCTGAATCTGGAACAGTTATGTTGCTGATCAAGCAATGTGGAATCTGCTACCCGATCCTTTAATGTTTTGGATGTTCTGCCTAATCAGGTTATGCTGTATACGTAAAACCGTAGCATGTGCCTGATGCAATCCTCAGGATATCTAATTATCTAACTGTAGAAGTGCAGATTTAGCTTTGAGTGGTTGAACCAGTGTGCTCAGAGTTGCTAAGTACCGCCTGCCCTTGGGGCAACTAGCTTAAACAATGGAGATGTTGACTTGTTGCTATCTGTTGGTTCCTGCCTATCCATTTTCCTCCTTGCTTATGCACACTAGTTCTCTTTTGCGGAGTGTGTTTTATAGTTGTAGTTTCAGTCGTGCATTCTGAGCGTGAAACCTGAAGTTTTCTTGGAGGCAGGTACGTTACACATTACGTTTTTAGTGCTACTTACTCTATGAATCTGTGAGATAGCGCGCCTTAATGGTCTGCATTCTGATttaaaatcactagagaaaCTGAAGTGTGATATAGTATGATTAGATAAACTCTGAACAGTAATAACACAAAACTAGGTACACTGTCTGAAGTAATCAACCACAAAAAAGCACGGCACGCAGCAGCAACCAGTTTGTATGCGCGATGCATCAAGCTTAACGATATCTGGAGCTCACGTCCATCAGTCACGACGCTTATCACTACTCACTGCCTCGTGCGGGGTAATCGAACTGCAGCGGCTGCACGTCGCCCGAGGTGTCCGGCGTGCCGGAACCCGTACGCCCTGAGCACCTGGTCGTCGGCGAAGTTGAGCGCGCGGCGCATGCCCTCGTCGCAGGTGCCCCGGAGTAATGCTCGTTCCGCTGCCCGCTGCACGGCTTGTTGGCCCAGCTTCTATTACTCACGCACTCTTTTGCCGCGGACACAACTATCACAAAGACAAACACACGCGAGCACTAGCTGGAAGATGAACGCAAAGACTAAAGAAACAAGCACACACTTGGTCTGACCGCAACTGCTTAGCTAGATTTTCTCCTTGCTTTTTTTAACTGTCTAATACAAGTGTTTAACTTAAATAGATAAGTGCTAAACGCCTTGGCTTCCGAGTCCACCGGCTCGATCTATCTTGAGCACTATACGTTTCAACACTCACTAAACAACTACCAAGCCTATGGCTAACACACGTTCATACATGACTCACTAATGCAACGTGCAAGTCTCAGTAGACATCCATACCCACGTATAAACTCACCTAATATATGAGCAGtacaatacaaaataaataaatatgcatGCAACAAGATTAACACTAATATTGATTGTTAGAGATGATCTGCTCGTCTCCATCTCTCTAACTCTCTCACCACCGCAAACTTGTGTTTATCTCTCACAGACACAATTCAAGGCGCACACACGCACGTGAACTCAAGTGAATGAACAAAAGCACACCAGAAAAATACCCACAAGGCTCCTACACGGCAGCCCCAAAGCATCTATATTTTTCGTGTCTGTTATCTTCTCATTTTTCTGATTACATGTGGACTGCTATTTAAACACACACCTGTCGCCATCACGGTCCGCTCCTGATGCCACGACTCAGCTACACGTGCCCACGTCTAGCAAGAGTGCACCACTAACTCCCTCCTAAACTCATGGCCATTAGCCGTACTAACATAGCCACTAACAACTACCTATTCTCACACACAGGAATGCGCCACTAACACACCCCCATGCACTGACCACTTCAACTCTTTCTAAACTCAGGTGCTAACCAACACGGTaaactaaccaaatcaagattATGGCTAACACGGCTGGCACCCCGTGAAGTGCGCCACCCGTGCACCGGCCCCACTCTCCGCCAGCCCGGCCCCGGCCAAGGCAGCATCCCTTGCCGCCGCGTACGACACGAGCTCTCTCTCCGCGTGCCGCCTCCGCAGCGCGGCTGCCACGGGCCGCCGCTCCATCGCCTCGTACCGCTCCGTGATGTTGCCGAGCCGCCCAACGATCTCCACCCAGTAGCCCTGGAAGTAGTACTCGTTCTCCAGGAACACCTTCTCCCGCCACCGGCTGCCCCTCTGCAGCAGCATGTACACGAGCGCCGACTGGTCGTCGGACTCGTTGAACACCTTGTCCTTGAACCTGGACTTGAGCACGGCGCCCCAGCGGCGGTAGTCCGGGGAGTCCGGCCCCATAGCGGCCCACGCGGCCATGAAGTCGAGCGACCACTGGCGGTTTCGGATGAGGAACACGCCGGCGTTGAGGCTGGTCCAGGACCTGGCCTTGGACACGAGGTGCGGCCAGTCGTGGACGACGAAGTTGTGCGCGCGGTACCGGCGCAGCGGGAGGCAGAAGTCCATGTCGGTGAGCACGGCGTCGGAGTGTCCTCCCACCACACCCACTCCGCCCCCGGGTGTGCGACCATGGCGGCGCGGACCATCGGTACCTTTGCCTAGTACCGGTCCATCGACGGCCGCAGCAGCGCCGTGTTGTACAGCAGCTGCACGCCGTGGAGCCGGCAGTAGTCCACCTTATTCTTCAGCAGCCGCGTGAGCATGTGGTCCCCGCCCGGGGACCGGCACGGCGTCGGCTGCGAGCCGGACACCATCAGGACGCGCTCGCCGCCTCCGGAGAGCTCCGGGTGCGCGCGCAGCCACTCGGCGCGCTTCTCGTCCCACCCCGTGATGGGCCGGCCCACGGTGTATGCCAGCGCCGGGTCATCGTAGAACGTGCGGCTGCTGCCATCACCAGCGGACGACCCGGATGACAGGGCCGCGGCTCCGTTGTAATCGGCGGTTGGAGGGAACGGGTTGGCGAGCGTGAGCAGCAGCACGGTGGCCACGACAGCGCCCGCGGTGAAGAGGAGCGCGTCGTTGAGCAACGGCGCCTTGGCTGCAGAGCGCGGCGGCATCGTGAGCTCCGGCTCTCGGCGTGCACACAGGCGTGTCACGCCACGCCACATACATACTGACGCACTGGCCGTGGCGGGAACCGTATATAATAGCGGCGTGTTTCTACTTTCGGGGGGCGCGGCCCCGGCGATGGTCTGTTCGCGCGGGGGCGAAAGGCCCAAAGGGAAGGGAGCGGGGCGGTGGGCCGCGGCATGCTTACAAAATGGGATTCATGCACCCGGGGCGGGGCGGACGCATGCGTTGGGTTGCGTTGCGTTGCGTATCGTCGCAGCCGTGATGTCACGGATCGTGGATGGCAGCTAGCCGCGGCGCGTCCCTCCGTGTTGGTTGCTGGTGAGGCCTGCGCGCTAGCTAGCACACACACAGAGACACGCAGTGGCAATGTGGCATGGCGGCTGCAATTTTGGACCGTATATTGCTTTTGTTTCGTACTTTCGTGCCTTCAGTTTAACAGGATACGCAAGACAACTCTGCAGGCTGCAACGTGAGAACGCTAACTTGGTTTTTAAAGGGAAGTTGACAGATTTTCTGTTCACTTGACTACTCATACAAGCGAAAGAAACCCTGAGTCGCTGCTGGCTTTTCTAACATTTCTTTCTTTGACTACTCCTGCGTACCGTACCCCTGTTGCATGCAGAGAGGGAGCAAAACGGTGGTGTATTTTTGACCAGAGGGCGGAGTGGCCTGACAAGTGTTCTGCTGCATGAGCCTGCCATTCTCGGGATACGAGGAGCTTCTGCAGAAAGCCTGTTCGGCATGTGAATTGGGCAGTCAACCAGGAAACGGCCCATTGGCCCAAGGAGCTTCCTGCACAGCACTACGCTGAGTACACAATGTTGGAGGGATGATGAGAGTGGATGGGCACGATTTGTTAAAGATGGATGGACGAGTCATCCAATTTTCAGAGGAATATTCTTTATACATGCGGTATAGAATGAGCCGACTTTTTTTTGTGGACGAGGCATCTATTTTATCTGATTGTGATCATAAATAAAATGATTTGTAATAATTAGTATTGTATTACTAATTATTATATACTATTATGAGATCATGATCGATAAATGTTAGTGTATTGATTAGTGTACTATTCATGTATCAATTAATGATAATTAATAtgtttattgttaattagtaattactaTGGTAAGATAAACATTGATAAGTTTTAGTGCATGTTCAATAGTGTATagttaaatattattatttaaaattaagatataattTACTTAATTATTCTCATCCCATCTTACTCGTCCTTTACACAATCACATCCATCTAACCAAACAGATAGATGATCATATCTCTAAAAATATGAATGATCGTAACTCGTCTAATTTTACTCTTtaatcaaacacaccctaatAAGGGgtattgaggaagaagaaatttTTATATCGCTAATTTATCATGTGAAATTTTTATATCGCTAATTTATCATGTTTTATGTATAGATCTCTTCTCATGAAAATTGAAGAATGTTGACATATTGTCCCGATTAAAGAATATTCTGGTAAATTAGTGGTATGCCCTTTTCTAGGTGTTATGCTTGTGTAAAACATTGGTTTGAAGTTTGCACTAGATAATTATTTGTTTATCACtttgaacccccccccccccacctcccaAGATTCCAAGAACTTGTGCGGGATCCACCCCCTCTATAAGCATCACTGTTTAAGAACGGAGAAGCACAAAGAACAAATTGAAGAACAGACTGTAATACAGCATAAAGCCATGATCTTGCGGCTTGCATGACGCGTTGCTCATCAAAAATCAGATTTGTCAGTTTGAGATTCAGAGTGTAGATTCTCTCTGGCGTGCAGTTGTGGCTAAGGACGTCCTGCACTGTACCCAGACACCCGGGCACCGAACCGCTCCGCAGCGAGTCAGCCCACCCAGGCCACCACGACGGAACGACACAAGGGACCGGGGAAATGGCTGGCCGGAGCGCTGGAGTTTAGGTAGGCGGACGACGGCCGGGGTGGATCATGGGGACGACGGTCCCTGCTTCACCTACCGGTGCCGCAGCCATTTATTAGCAGTAGCTGACAGGAGACACCTTACACCCGCGTCTGCCGAAGCCGCCGCAGGAGGTGAGCGTCATCGCCGCCCCCaggcatcatgcatgcatggcctgGTGACGCGCCGCAGAGAGCCGAATGGGCTACTTGGCGCGGGCCTCCCGGCCTGTCTTTGGGTCTCCCAACCACGGCCCATAGCTGACATTCTTCCCACAAAAAGCTCGCGAATTCCTCGGCCGAAAATTCCGTAGAGTGGTGCCCACACACggttttatttttgttgagaaTCATGTTAGAAAGATTAAGTGAGAAAATTATAGATAGATAAAAGTATCAATCGGCAGATACGTATAAGTTGAAAGAGATAAACAATCGAAATAGAGGTACGCACTATATTATGTAGTTGCATTTACCGATCCCTCTCCGGCCTCGGCAGCTGCCCGCTCAGCCACGGGCCACACGATTCTCTTCCGCCTCGCGCCGGCTACCCTGCCGGCCCCCGCAAGATGTCTCCGCCGGCGTCGAGTCGCAATGACCCGATGAGCGCTGGCTGAGCTATCGTACTGCAGTGCACGCCTGCTAGATCGCTTGTTCCCTTGATAACATCccttcttttgtggttaggaggcGTTCCATACTTCCATCAGATGGTTCGCATGTGTTCTAGCTTGGTTCCTTCGGTGGCAATCGGCCAATCGCCACGGAAACAGCTGATGCCATGCTCGAAGCTCGAACTCTCACCGGATGCACGCACGGCACTGTTGGATTGCTTTGGactttatttctaattttatcGTCTTTTAAAGTAGTCTATCCCATATGGCCATGTTCGATGTTTCTCCGTTGTTCATGAACTCACTTGCTCAGCTACGGGGGCAGATGATTAGTTGCGATGTGACAGCTTCAGTACGCAGTGAGCTACGTGTTACTGAAATGCTGCGAAAAAGCACGAGAATGATAGTGTTTGCTGATTGGAACACCACTTAGATTCTCTAAGAAGCTGCTTTTGCGTCCAGAATGGCTGTGGCAGGCCCTATCCTTTAGGTAGTTGGGCTGTCATGTCATCGGCTGCCAAAGTGCCAAGGATTGGACGTAAATCGATCCGGTGTATGTCTACATGTATATACGGACAATGGATTATCTGTTCTTTCTCATGCGAAAATGAAATCGCTCCCGTTACTATTCGGAAGACGCTGCTCCTAGATAGCAATTTTCTTTGTTCCCTTTCCAAATTCATATGATAATCCGGTGACTGGTGTTGCTTTCTATGTCTTTCACAGTAATATAACGAGTGCTCTTTGTGAGCCACCATCCTGTGTGTACTTGTTAATATTTACAGTTGCACATTTGCACCTATGGTGCGGCTGCAGTACATTGAGGATCTTGCTTTAATGGTCATGCAAACCCATGCTTCGTCCTGATAATGGATCCATGAGAACGTCACCTCATATTGCATCACCTTCAGGTAGCTGCAGCCTGCAAGTGTTGCTAACTGGAAAATAATCTGCGAAAGCTAGATCGTTCAACCGATTAAAAATGAGAATagtttgctttgctttgctcgACTCTGATGTTCTGCCAAGTCCCCGCTGCGATTACGTTGCAAATTTGACCTAATGCATCGACACTAGTGTTTCCATACAAACGTATGGCTTACGAGACTATTAATTTGTGTTGCGATTCATATTGAAGATTAATGAAAGAATCATAAGATATATGAGATAATCAAGTAGACTACGTGCCAAAGAACATGTGAAGTTACATTTCCTCAAATGTCATCATCATCGCTTAACTAAAACGAAGGATCATTAGCTTCTACATCATCCGCTCTTTATCAGATCGTATTAGCCACCGGAAATTAAGTAGGAAGGAGATAATCGCGGATGATGTTTGGGACAGGCGATTGCTGCCTGGGTGGTTGGGTGGAGACGTTTGGGTCAAGCAGATAGCCAATCAATATGGCCAGGGAAAGGCATCAGGATTCAGGAATCATCGTCACCCTGCTGAATTTGGATGAGACGTTTTACTGTAGGATGAGTTCCTTCTGTCGTCGTGCGCTGTGGGCCAGTCCCTTTTCAGGACGCAATTTCGATGGGACCCAAGGACCCTGAATTATTTGCATCTGCTTTTATAGTAGTCTGAATGGTCTTCGGGTGCGAGCTGTGAGCTCAGCGCTGCTAGTTTGACATAAATCATAGATGTAACATGCTTGATATTTGGCATAGATCATAGATGTAACATGCTTGATTTTTTTCCCTCGATATTTGTCGCGACTGCTTGCATTGTACTATTGTCAGAAAGAAATTGCATGCTTATTGTTGGCACGCTCTGTCTCACTGTCTGTCGTCCCGGCTGCGTTGATATGGACCTTCTTCAGATGAGACGAGAGGAGATGAGATCAGGGAGACGCCGAACGCGCCGCTCGTCGGCCGTGGTCTCGTTGCTCTGATGGTCACGGTCTCGTGGCTCATCTGAGCACGGCTAGTTGCTCTGCTCGAAAGGCGAGGCCGGATCGTGTGGTGGCTTCGGGAGACATGCTGCATGCGGCGCACGTGTTGCCGTACCTTCCCTCTTGCAGCTCGTTGTATCTGGTTGGAAAACTAAATTCTATTCGGCTTTATAAAAGACTCTTTTTTAAtaatatgtgtttatatatttttattctttttaactTAGTTATTAAAttacaaaatagataatataaataaaatcttaatagaatatttttaaatagattCCTGTATAATTTACTCCCGTACCACGTCTCCCTTCCGCGTCGGTTCGTGCATACTGATGATCTCTGCCGTCAGATCCGGCCTTGAATAATTAAACAAGTGCCCGCTTGACCTCACGAAGCAAATCTACACAAAGATGCTTCTTTTCTACATGGAGATCAGAAAACAATATATACTTGGAAAGGGAACGAGGCTTGCAGTTCGCACCTCGACCGACCAGCTATTTAGACGGTGGTTCAAGATGCAAGTCATGCAACGGTTTGAGACTTCGAGTTGATTTGATAATTTTGGTACTATGTCAGTATGTTGTATGTTCTTTCAAGGTTACTCGTCAGAAGTGTACCGTTGTTATAGGCATGGTCAAGTTTAAACGTTAATCATCACCTCTTTATATTTTGTACAAAATTGTCTTCTTTACGCAGAAATGGAGGATGCTGCTCCACGTGTGATCAGAATCACCTGGATGAAAAGCTACAGAAGCTGGAAACCTATGCCTGCTTGTTTTAGTTTAGATTATAAGAATCCGATATAATATGTAGAATCTGTGTAAGCTCATTCTCATCAGATTATGGATTGTAGGATTTTGTAATATAACTTAATTTTGTGAATTATAAGAATTAGTTTTTATATTATGACTATTTATTTGTGCTTTTGTTTTTATGACTAGAATCCATAATctgaataaaaaacaaacaatatCTTAGTTTGAAGACTTTGTTAAGGGGCGTCAGGAGGTTAATTTGGAAACCACCCTTATGTAGTTTAAAGTCGTTTGAGTTTCTCTATCCAATGTATGCTCCTGGAACATTGATGTTTTGTGAACTGCATCAACCAAACTTAGCTAATCCTCCATTTTAAGGTCTGGTTTTGGTATGCTCTTAGTTGGCCAGGCTAGGTATGCAAGCTGGTAACCGCAACGAGGAGTTGCATTAAAGTCATATATGCTTTTCTGTTGGAAAAAATATACCATGTTGAATCCCTTTGGCTTCGGTCAGCCTCAACCAATTCTAAGGATATAAAGCGATTGGCGATACTAGCGTTTTTATTGAGCTAATTTGGTCATAGGTATGGAACTGAAGTATGGTCAAAGAGTGGAGTCCGAAGGCTAAAACTCTGATAGGTCAAAAACCACTGAAGGGGTTAGCGAGATTTGAGAATTTAACCTAAATAAGCAAAGCTCGGAGAAGATCGGAATGTTCATTTTTCGAAGACCAGATGATTGGCATACCAAAGACCTCACCAATCGAAGATAGCCGGAGACGTAAACGTAAAGTTCTATGTCAATAGGTCATATACCTATACAATGACGGTAATACATAGATAATATTCTAAGAATATTTTAATAGACATGGGtattaatataatataaatcTA
This genomic interval carries:
- the LOC133921343 gene encoding DNA-directed RNA polymerases IV and V subunit 4-like; this encodes MDWLPNGRHKSSANPRGLVMISSSDSGSDSEGFVEELTPRHTKSNGKASSESLKTGGKASSFSKGEGSKGKAYSAGKGGKGSASNVMPTKSDAELKLELDIPPNSRMLMNCEAAKLLQEIHEHMAILSEDPKIKIPESFDKAFQYANEGNHFTTASSVKQVLEPLKKCGVNDGEICMIANIGPETVEEVYALVPSLKATRSLTEGPITEVLAALANIKAVK